The following coding sequences are from one Pseudomonas oryzae window:
- a CDS encoding RluA family pseudouridine synthase — MPLSNIEIVHQDAALLVINKPTLLLSVPGRAEDNRDCLVTRLQDNGYPEARIVHRLDWETSGLIVLARDADSHRELSRQFHDRETEKAYTALCWGQPETDSGRIELPLRYDPPNKPRHIVDHEQGKHALTFWRVVERRGDWCRVELTPITGRSHQLRVHMLAIGHPLLGDRLYAHEQALAAFDRLCLHASLLCLTHPHSGERLRFESPAPF; from the coding sequence ATGCCGCTGTCGAACATCGAAATCGTCCATCAGGATGCCGCCCTGCTGGTCATCAACAAGCCGACCCTGCTGCTCTCGGTCCCCGGCCGCGCCGAGGACAACCGCGACTGTCTGGTCACCCGCCTGCAGGACAACGGCTATCCCGAGGCGCGCATCGTCCACCGCCTGGACTGGGAAACCTCCGGCCTGATCGTGCTGGCGCGCGACGCCGACAGCCACCGCGAGCTGTCGCGCCAGTTCCACGATCGCGAGACCGAGAAGGCCTACACCGCGCTGTGCTGGGGCCAGCCGGAAACCGACAGCGGGCGCATCGAGCTGCCGCTGCGCTACGACCCGCCGAACAAGCCGCGGCACATTGTCGACCACGAGCAGGGCAAGCACGCCCTGACCTTCTGGCGCGTGGTCGAGCGCCGCGGCGACTGGTGCCGGGTCGAGCTGACGCCGATCACCGGCCGCTCGCACCAGTTGCGCGTGCACATGCTGGCCATCGGCCACCCGCTGCTCGGCGACCGCCTGTATGCCCACGAGCAGGCGCTGGCCGCCTTCGATCGACTGTGCCTGCACGCCAGCCTGCTGTGCCTGACCCATCCGCACAGCGGCGAGCGCCTGCGCTTCGAGAGTCCGGCGCCGTTCTGA
- the minE gene encoding cell division topological specificity factor MinE, which produces MSLFDFLLSRKKTTSASIAKERLQIIVAHERGSRGQPDYLPALQEELIAVIRKYVHIEQDQVQVALENQGTCSILELNVTLPER; this is translated from the coding sequence ATGAGCCTCTTCGACTTCCTCCTCTCGCGCAAGAAGACCACCTCTGCCTCGATCGCCAAGGAACGCCTGCAGATCATCGTCGCCCATGAGCGCGGGAGTCGCGGCCAGCCCGACTATCTGCCGGCCCTGCAGGAGGAGTTGATCGCGGTGATCCGCAAGTACGTGCACATCGAACAGGACCAGGTGCAGGTCGCGCTGGAAAACCAGGGCACCTGCTCGATCCTCGAGCTGAACGTCACCCTGCCCGAACGCTGA
- a CDS encoding M18 family aminopeptidase: MREELNQGLIDFLQASPTPFHATASLARRLEAAGYRRLDEREPWQAQPGGRYYVTRNDSSLIAVRLGRRAPQDSGLRLVGAHTDSPCLRVKPQPELVRNGFWQLGVEVYGGALLAPWFDRDLSLAGRVTFSRNGRLESRLIDFRAPIAVIPNLAIHLNREANKGWEINRQIELPPLLAQLPVDANRDFRALLAEQLAREHGIHAERVLDFELSFYDTQAAAVIGLEQDFIAGARLDNLLSCYAGLEALLTSGEDENCVLVCTDHEEIGSCSACGADGPFLEQTLRRLLGDGEDFVRAIQQSLLVSADNAHAVHPNYADKHDGNHGPRLNGGPVIKSNSNQRYASNSETAGFFRHLCAQHEVPVQCFVTRSDLGCGSTIGPITASQLGVRTVDIGLPTFAMHSIRELAGSHDLAHLVRVLGAFYRSAELV; the protein is encoded by the coding sequence ATGCGCGAAGAACTCAACCAGGGCCTGATCGACTTCCTGCAGGCCTCGCCGACCCCCTTCCACGCCACCGCCAGCCTGGCGCGCCGCCTCGAGGCCGCCGGCTACCGTCGTCTCGACGAGCGCGAGCCGTGGCAGGCCCAGCCCGGCGGGCGCTACTACGTCACCCGCAACGACTCCTCGCTGATCGCCGTGCGCCTCGGCCGCCGCGCCCCGCAGGACAGCGGCCTGCGTCTGGTCGGCGCGCATACCGACAGCCCCTGCCTGCGCGTCAAGCCGCAGCCGGAGCTGGTGCGCAACGGTTTCTGGCAACTGGGCGTCGAGGTCTACGGCGGCGCCCTGCTCGCCCCCTGGTTCGACCGCGACCTGTCGCTGGCCGGCCGCGTCACCTTCAGCCGCAACGGCCGCCTGGAAAGCCGTCTGATCGACTTTCGCGCGCCCATCGCGGTGATCCCCAACCTGGCCATCCACCTCAACCGCGAAGCCAACAAGGGCTGGGAGATCAACCGCCAGATCGAGCTGCCGCCGCTGCTCGCCCAACTGCCGGTGGACGCCAACCGCGACTTCCGCGCCCTGCTGGCCGAACAGCTGGCACGCGAGCACGGCATCCATGCCGAGCGCGTGCTGGACTTCGAGCTGAGCTTCTACGACACCCAGGCCGCCGCTGTGATCGGCCTGGAGCAGGACTTCATCGCCGGCGCACGCCTGGACAACCTGCTGTCCTGCTACGCCGGCCTGGAGGCGCTGCTGACCTCCGGCGAGGACGAGAACTGCGTGCTGGTGTGCACCGACCACGAGGAGATCGGCTCCTGCTCGGCCTGCGGCGCCGACGGCCCGTTCCTCGAGCAGACCCTGCGCCGCCTGCTCGGCGACGGCGAGGACTTCGTCCGCGCCATCCAGCAGTCGCTGCTGGTCTCCGCCGACAACGCCCACGCGGTGCACCCTAACTACGCCGACAAGCACGACGGCAACCACGGCCCGCGGCTCAATGGCGGCCCGGTGATCAAGAGCAACAGCAACCAGCGCTACGCCAGCAACAGCGAGACCGCCGGCTTCTTCCGCCACCTGTGCGCGCAGCACGAGGTGCCGGTGCAGTGCTTCGTGACCCGCAGCGACCTCGGCTGCGGCTCGACCATCGGCCCGATCACCGCCAGCCAGCTGGGCGTGCGCACCGTCGACATCGGCCTGCCGACCTTCGCCATGCACTCGATCCGCGAGC
- a CDS encoding pirin family protein — translation MSYPHYRDVLDLHQGRATSDGDGVRLTRIIGGAGLERFDPFLMLDAFDSFDTRDYIGGFPAHPHRGFETVTVMLEGRMRHEDHLGNRGLLEAGGVQWMTAARGIVHSEMPEQEHGRLFGFQLWLNLPATAKMGPASYRDFTPGEIPQLTTCRGVGVRVIAGSFREGERELAGAVQRPHSEPQLFDLTFPPGACLMPDLPRGHNVLVHVFDGELTVRGQRDQSVRAGQLARLGEGDSLHLTSPTGARALLIAGRPLGEPIVQYGPFVMNSREEIEQALADFRSGSFA, via the coding sequence ATGAGCTATCCCCACTACCGCGACGTGCTTGACCTGCACCAGGGCCGCGCCACTTCCGACGGCGACGGCGTGCGTCTGACCCGCATCATCGGCGGTGCGGGCCTGGAGCGCTTCGATCCGTTCCTGATGCTGGATGCCTTCGACTCCTTCGATACCCGAGACTACATCGGCGGCTTCCCGGCCCACCCGCATCGCGGCTTCGAGACGGTGACCGTGATGCTCGAGGGCCGCATGCGTCACGAGGACCACCTGGGCAATCGCGGCCTGCTGGAGGCCGGCGGGGTGCAGTGGATGACCGCCGCGCGCGGTATCGTGCACAGCGAGATGCCCGAGCAGGAACACGGCCGCCTGTTCGGCTTCCAGCTGTGGCTGAACCTGCCGGCGACGGCGAAGATGGGCCCGGCCAGCTACCGCGACTTCACTCCCGGCGAGATTCCGCAGCTGACCACGTGCCGCGGTGTGGGCGTACGGGTGATCGCCGGCAGCTTCCGCGAGGGCGAACGGGAGCTCGCCGGTGCCGTGCAGCGCCCGCACAGCGAGCCGCAGCTGTTCGACCTGACCTTCCCCCCCGGCGCCTGCCTGATGCCGGATCTGCCGCGCGGGCACAACGTGCTGGTGCATGTGTTCGACGGCGAGCTGACCGTGCGCGGCCAGCGCGATCAGAGTGTGCGCGCCGGTCAGCTGGCGCGCCTGGGCGAAGGCGACAGCCTGCACCTGACCAGCCCCACCGGCGCGCGCGCCCTGCTGATCGCCGGCCGGCCGCTGGGTGAGCCGATCGTGCAGTACGGGCCGTTCGTGATGAACAGTCGCGAGGAGATCGAGCAGGCGCTGGCCGACTTCCGCAGCGGCAGCTTCGCCTGA
- the minC gene encoding septum site-determining protein MinC: protein MTHADPTDQEPVFRLKGNMLAVTVLELARNDLSRLDRQLGEKVAQAPNFFTGTPVVLGLEHLAEDDAALDLGALLDICQRHGLIALGARASRPLDIAAAEELGLPLLPPASGRERPPSEPAAQSEPASTPASDAPAQVEGTEQSAEQEQAPSEPECRPTMVITRPVRGGQQVYARGGDLVVLSAVSPGAELIADGNIHVYGLLRGRVMAGAKGDTNARIFCQQLTAELLSIAGQYKVAEDLRRSPQWGKPVHVSLSGGVLNITRL from the coding sequence ATGACTCACGCTGATCCGACCGACCAAGAACCCGTGTTCCGGCTCAAGGGCAACATGCTCGCCGTCACCGTGCTGGAGCTCGCCCGCAACGATCTCTCGCGCCTGGACCGGCAACTGGGCGAGAAGGTCGCCCAGGCGCCCAACTTCTTCACCGGCACCCCGGTGGTGCTCGGCCTCGAGCACCTGGCCGAGGACGACGCCGCGCTGGACCTCGGCGCGCTGCTGGACATCTGCCAGCGTCACGGCCTGATCGCCTTGGGCGCTCGCGCCAGCCGCCCGCTCGACATTGCGGCAGCCGAGGAACTGGGGCTGCCGCTGCTGCCGCCAGCCAGCGGTCGCGAGCGACCGCCGAGCGAACCGGCGGCGCAGTCGGAGCCCGCCAGCACGCCGGCGAGCGATGCGCCGGCACAGGTCGAAGGCACGGAGCAGAGCGCTGAACAGGAACAGGCGCCCAGCGAGCCCGAGTGCCGGCCGACCATGGTCATCACCCGTCCTGTACGTGGCGGCCAACAGGTCTATGCTCGTGGGGGGGATCTTGTAGTGCTGTCGGCAGTCAGTCCGGGGGCGGAACTTATCGCCGATGGCAATATCCACGTGTATGGCCTGTTGCGCGGGCGAGTCATGGCGGGCGCCAAGGGCGACACCAACGCCCGGATCTTCTGCCAGCAACTCACCGCCGAACTGCTGTCCATCGCCGGCCAATACAAGGTTGCCGAAGACTTGCGGCGCAGTCCGCAATGGGGGAAACCGGTGCATGTCAGCCTGTCGGGCGGTGTGTTGAACATCACCCGCCTTTAA
- a CDS encoding lipid A biosynthesis lauroyl acyltransferase: protein MDRPRFRAAFLHPRFWPLWLGLGLLWLVVQLPYPLLLRLGRGLGALMLLGARSRRQIAARNLELCFPELSAAERARLLRENFASSGIAFFEMAMSWWWPRARLARLAHIEGLEQLQAAQREGQGVILMSLHFTTLEIGAALLGQRHTIDGMYREHKNPLFDFIQRRGRERHNRDATAIEREDVRAMLKVLRAGRAIWYAPDQDYGRKQSIFVPLFGIPAATVTATSKFARLGKARVVPFTQQRLADGSGYRLVVHPPLTDFPGESEEADCLRINQWVEQVVRECPEQYLWAHRRFKTRPEGAGNLYRQEG, encoded by the coding sequence ATGGATCGTCCCCGCTTCCGTGCCGCCTTTCTCCATCCGCGCTTCTGGCCTTTGTGGCTGGGGCTCGGGCTGCTGTGGCTGGTGGTACAGCTGCCGTATCCGCTGCTGCTGAGGCTGGGCCGCGGCCTGGGCGCGCTGATGCTGCTGGGCGCCAGGTCGCGCCGGCAGATCGCCGCGCGCAACCTCGAGCTGTGCTTTCCCGAGCTGTCCGCCGCCGAACGGGCGCGTCTGCTGCGCGAGAACTTCGCCTCCAGCGGCATCGCCTTCTTCGAGATGGCGATGAGCTGGTGGTGGCCGCGCGCGCGCCTGGCGCGCCTGGCGCACATCGAGGGGCTCGAGCAGCTGCAGGCAGCGCAGCGCGAGGGGCAGGGGGTGATCCTCATGTCGCTGCATTTCACCACCCTGGAGATCGGCGCCGCGCTGCTCGGCCAGCGCCACACCATCGACGGCATGTACCGCGAGCACAAGAATCCGCTGTTCGACTTCATCCAGCGCCGCGGTCGCGAGCGGCACAACCGCGATGCCACCGCCATCGAGCGCGAGGACGTGCGTGCCATGCTCAAGGTGCTGCGCGCCGGGCGCGCCATCTGGTACGCGCCGGATCAGGACTACGGGCGCAAGCAGAGCATCTTCGTGCCGCTGTTCGGCATCCCCGCCGCCACCGTCACCGCCACCAGCAAGTTCGCCCGCCTCGGCAAGGCGCGGGTGGTGCCCTTCACCCAGCAGCGTCTGGCCGACGGCTCCGGCTATCGCCTGGTGGTGCATCCGCCGCTGACGGACTTCCCCGGCGAGAGCGAGGAGGCCGACTGCCTGCGCATCAACCAGTGGGTCGAGCAGGTGGTGCGCGAATGTCCCGAGCAGTACCTGTGGGCGCACCGCCGCTTCAAGACGCGCCCGGAGGGCGCCGGGAACCTGTATCGCCAGGAGGGCTGA
- a CDS encoding patatin-like phospholipase family protein: MADGAAPALADTALILSGGGARAAYQVGVLSAIRDLMEEDADNPFPVIVGTSAGAINAVALACGAQRMRASIDQLTRIWRGFSTDRIYRSDLPGVARQAASFVANSLLGLGREVPAALLDNRPLGQLLRAEIDLGGLPAALASGQLRAVAVTAFGYSSGQAVTFYQSATPIAPWRRHRRLGVPAQLGHEHLLASAAIPLLFPPVRVGREFFGDGAVRQHAPISPALHLGARRVLVIGVSGNPLSGANHCVASEPAPSHCPPSLAQMGGHLLNSTFIDSLEADIELLERLNQVSRLLAPEQRGSYLQPVDVLVIAPSRPLEEIASRHRQLLPRALRLFLSGPGATRASGATVLSYLLFEAGYCNELIELGYQDAMNRRAELERFLGLPTLQGSLATG, from the coding sequence ATGGCAGATGGCGCGGCGCCGGCGCTGGCCGACACGGCCCTGATCCTCTCCGGGGGCGGGGCGCGGGCGGCCTATCAGGTCGGTGTGCTGAGCGCCATCCGCGACCTTATGGAGGAGGACGCCGACAATCCCTTCCCGGTGATCGTCGGCACCTCGGCCGGCGCCATCAACGCGGTGGCGCTGGCCTGCGGCGCGCAGCGCATGCGCGCCAGCATCGACCAGCTGACCCGCATCTGGCGCGGCTTCAGCACCGATCGCATCTACCGCAGCGACCTGCCCGGCGTGGCGCGCCAGGCCGCCAGCTTCGTCGCCAACAGCCTGCTCGGTCTGGGCCGCGAAGTGCCGGCGGCGCTGCTCGACAACCGTCCGCTCGGCCAGCTGCTGCGCGCCGAGATCGACCTCGGCGGGCTCCCCGCCGCCCTGGCCAGCGGCCAGCTGCGCGCCGTGGCGGTGACCGCCTTCGGCTACAGCTCGGGGCAGGCGGTGACCTTCTATCAGTCCGCCACGCCGATCGCGCCCTGGCGTCGGCATCGCCGGCTGGGCGTGCCGGCACAGCTGGGCCACGAGCACCTGCTGGCCAGTGCGGCGATTCCCCTGTTGTTCCCGCCGGTGCGGGTGGGCCGTGAGTTCTTCGGCGACGGCGCGGTGCGCCAGCATGCGCCGATCAGTCCGGCCCTGCACCTCGGCGCGCGGCGCGTCCTGGTGATCGGCGTCAGCGGCAACCCGCTGTCGGGCGCCAATCATTGCGTAGCCAGCGAGCCAGCGCCGTCGCACTGCCCGCCGAGTCTGGCGCAGATGGGCGGCCATCTGCTCAACAGCACCTTCATCGACAGCCTGGAGGCGGACATCGAGCTGCTCGAGCGCCTCAATCAGGTCAGCCGGCTGCTGGCGCCGGAGCAGCGCGGCAGCTACCTGCAGCCGGTGGACGTGCTGGTGATCGCGCCGAGCCGGCCGCTGGAGGAGATCGCCAGTCGTCACCGCCAGCTGCTGCCGCGGGCGCTGCGCCTGTTCCTCAGCGGTCCCGGTGCGACCCGCGCCAGCGGCGCCACCGTGCTCAGCTACCTGCTGTTCGAGGCCGGTTACTGCAACGAACTGATCGAGCTCGGTTACCAGGACGCGATGAACCGCCGCGCCGAACTTGAGCGCTTCCTCGGCCTGCCGACCCTGCAGGGCAGCCTGGCGACCGGCTGA
- the minD gene encoding septum site-determining protein MinD codes for MAKIIVVTSGKGGVGKTTSSAAIGTGLALRGHKTVIVDFDVGLRNLDLIMGCERRVVYDFINVIHKEATLGQALIKDKRLENLYVLAASQTRDKEALTKDGVERVLEELKKDFEYIICDSPAGIETGAHLAMYFADIAIVVTNPEVSSVRDSDRILGLLASKSQRAEKGEEPIKEHLLLTRYNPERVSKGEMLSVDDVEEILSIGLIGVIPESQAVLKASNQGIPVILDEQSDAGQAYGDAVDRLLGKDVPHRFLEVQKKGLLQRLFGGRE; via the coding sequence TTGGCCAAAATCATTGTTGTCACTTCCGGCAAGGGTGGCGTGGGCAAAACGACCTCCAGCGCTGCCATCGGCACCGGCCTCGCCCTGCGTGGGCACAAGACCGTGATCGTCGACTTCGACGTCGGCCTGCGCAACCTCGACCTGATCATGGGTTGCGAGCGGCGCGTGGTATACGACTTCATCAACGTGATCCACAAAGAGGCGACCCTGGGTCAGGCGCTGATCAAGGACAAGCGCCTGGAGAACCTCTACGTGCTGGCCGCCAGTCAGACCCGCGACAAGGAAGCGCTGACCAAGGACGGCGTGGAGCGGGTCCTGGAAGAGCTGAAGAAGGACTTCGAGTACATCATCTGCGACTCGCCGGCCGGCATCGAAACCGGTGCGCACCTGGCGATGTACTTCGCCGACATCGCCATCGTGGTGACCAACCCGGAAGTCTCCTCGGTACGCGACTCCGACCGCATCCTCGGCCTGCTGGCCAGCAAGTCGCAGCGCGCGGAAAAAGGCGAGGAGCCGATCAAGGAGCACCTGCTGCTGACCCGCTACAACCCCGAGCGGGTGTCCAAGGGTGAGATGCTCAGCGTCGACGACGTCGAGGAGATCCTCTCCATCGGTCTGATCGGCGTGATTCCGGAATCCCAGGCGGTGCTCAAGGCCTCCAACCAGGGCATCCCGGTGATCCTCGACGAACAGAGCGATGCCGGCCAGGCCTACGGCGACGCGGTCGATCGCCTGCTGGGCAAGGACGTGCCGCACCGCTTCCTCGAAGTGCAGAAGAAGGGACTGCTGCAACGTCTGTTCGGAGGTCGTGAATGA